The following proteins come from a genomic window of Alnus glutinosa chromosome 10, dhAlnGlut1.1, whole genome shotgun sequence:
- the LOC133879636 gene encoding protein DETOXIFICATION 24-like, whose translation MMGIYLQRSWIVDVVSTTILVPLFVFTTPIFRLFGEEEEIAAATGPIALWMIPIVYSFVFALTIQMFLQAQLKNMIVGVLSASSFAIHILLSWIFVNILDLGVPGAMGAYCISSWLLVFGEFIYVFGGWCPNTWKGFTKAAFHDIFPVIKLSISSGVMLCLELWYNSVLVLFAGYLQNATVAISAFSICLNICSWESMICLGFFGAACVRVSNELGRGNSEAAKFAIKVILGTSIGIGVIFFVLCLAFGKQISYIFTSNEEIAESVSNLSTLLAFSILLNSVQPVLSGVAVGAGFQGTVAFINIGSYYAFGVPVALLLGYVADLSVKGFWIGLLSGVLMQTFVLSIVVWRLDWDDQVKKASGRLNRWFLTDSEETN comes from the exons ATGATGGGTATTTACTTGCAAAGATCATGGATAGTTGATGTTGTTTCAACAACAATTCTGGTCCCTCTCTTCGTCTTCACAACTCCCATCTTCAGACTATTTGGCGAGGAAGAAGAGATAGCAGCAGCAACCGGACCTATCGCCTTATGGATGATTCCTATTGTCTACTCCTTTGTTTTTGCCTTGACTATCCAGATGTTCTTACAAGCCCAGCTGAAGAACATGATTGTCGGAGTTCTATCTGCTTCCTCGTTTGCAATTCATATACTCCTGTCGTGGATATTCGTGAACATACTTGACTTGGGTGTTCCCGGTGCCATGGGGGCTTACTGCATTTCTAGTTGGTTGTTGGTCTTTGGAGAGTTTATATACGTCTTCGGAGGTTGGTGCCCAAATACGTGGAAAGGATTCACGAAAGCTGCCTTCCATGATATATTCCCTGTAATAAAGCTCTCAATATCCTCTGGCGTCATGCTTTG TTTAGAGCTGTGGTACAATTCTGTCCTAGTTCTGTTCGCTGGATATTTGCAAAATGCAACGGTGGCGATCTCAGCTTTCTCCATCTG CCTCAATATCTGTTCATGGGAGTCTATGATATGCCTCGGATTCTTTGGTGCTGCATG TGTTCGCGTATCGAATGAGCTCGGGAGAGGAAATTCTGAGGCTGCAAAATTTGCCATCAAAGTTATCCTCGGTACATCAATTGGTAtcggagtgattttttttgtcCTCTGTTTAGCTTTTGGGAAACAAATTTCATACATTTTTACAAGTAATGAAGAGATTGCAGAATCAGTTTCAAATCTCTCTACTCTACTTGCTTTCTCAATCTTACTAAATAGTGTTCAGCCAGTACTTTCAG GTGTGGCTGTAGGTGCTGGTTTTCAAGGCACTGTTGCCTTTATTAACATTGGCTCCTACTATGCTTTTGGCGTACCCGTGGCATTGTTGCTCGGTTATGTGGCCGATCTTTCAGTAAAG GGCTTTTGGATTGGGTTGTTATCCGGAGTGCTAATGCAAACATTTGTGCTTTCCATCGTGGTATGGAGACTGGATTGGGATGACCAG gttaaaaaggCATCCGGGCGTCTCAATAGGTGGTTTCTGACTGATTCAGAGGAGACCAATTAG